In Haematobia irritans isolate KBUSLIRL chromosome 1, ASM5000362v1, whole genome shotgun sequence, a genomic segment contains:
- the LOC142222757 gene encoding uncharacterized protein LOC142222757, with protein MENIAKMASTLPDFEDDVPMSDEEREIDPTIAPLADVSTISTTADPATLADLSTNKNPLTTAPGVPPGELSVASPPLSAPVRKNQGSNIQRGRRECVICKAKHHLRDCKEFRAMRIERRLRTVALHKCCGNCLDATHFVRDCPSLHRCKHCNGDHHTMLHNHAKNSADRSRPATKSAPRQKSGVPPKPGRSSIRPHITSDPSVRSYQPSTSSAPRPVMAIQPVATLGPTMVIQLELNDRRVPVRALLDPCAGLSLICRSLAEELRLSPVAVGPEVFCQVSVASSHDPSQRLGVSARIVDLTHITSPSESVNPALKDHFAGLQLADPHFYQASHVAIVLGPEVYHKIMRPQTYSSPGFPWAQLTMFGWVISGPCNI; from the coding sequence aTGGAAAACATAGCAAAGATGGCCTCTACCCTTCCTGATTTTGAGGACGACGTCCCCATGTCTGATGAGGAACGGGAAATCGATCCAACCATCGCACCTCTGGCCGATGTATCCACCATCAGCACGACTGCTGATCCTGCCACTCTGGCCGACCTTTCCACCAATAAAAATCCGTTGACGACGGCTCCTGGAGTTCCTCCAGGAGAATTATCTGTGGCTTCGCCACCCCTTTCGGCACCAGTTCGAAAGAACCAGGGTTCGAATATTCAACGTGGCAGAAGAGAATGTGTCATATGCAAGGCAAAGCATCACTTACGTGATTGCAAAGAGTTCAGGGCGATGCGCATTGAACGAAGGCTGCGTACCGTAGCGCTTCATAAATGTTGTGGTAATTGCCTTGACGCCACACACTTTGTTCGTGACTGTCCCAGTCTACACAGGTGTAAGCACTGTAACGGTGACCATCACACCATGCTGCATAATCATGCAAAGAATAGCGCTGATCGGTCCCGCCCTGCTACAAAGTCTGCTCCCAGACAAAAATCCGGAGTTCCTCCAAAACCTGGTAGATCCTCTATTCGTCCGCATATTACGTCTGACCCTTCTGTCCGATCTTATCAGCCGTCAACTTCATCAGCTCCCCGACCCGTAATGGCGATTCAGCCCGTTGCTACGCTCGGGCCGACAATGGTCATTCAGCTAGAGTTGAATGATCGGCGAGTTCCTGTCCGGGCGCTTTTGGACCCTTGCGCAGGTCTTAGTCTAATTTGTCGGTCATTGGCCGAGGAACTTCGGCTAAGTCCTGTAGCAGTGGGTCCAGAAGTGTTCTGTCAGGTCTCAGTCGCATCATCACATGACCCATCGCAACGATTAGGGGTATCGGCAAGAATTGTGGATTTGACCCACATAACTTCTCCTTCGGAGTCCGTGAATCCTGCCCTAAAGGATCACTTTGCCGGGCTACAGTTAGCTGACCCGCATTTTTATCAAGCTTCACATGTAGCGATTGTCCTTGGTCCAGAGGTCTACCACAAAATAATGAGGCCACAAACATATTCTAGCCCGGGTTTCCCATGGGCCCAACTCACAATGTTTGGGTGGGTTATTTCGGGTCCATGCAACATATAA